The proteins below are encoded in one region of Colletotrichum lupini chromosome 5, complete sequence:
- a CDS encoding protein kinase: MKFITAISFFFAAVASAQSCVGTELQVCDGNRIKFCNLARNNVFDYMDCGSQKCHNVVGGANCQ, encoded by the exons ATGAAATTCATTACGGCAATTTCCTTCTTCTTTGCTGCGGTTGCATCCGCCCAGTCCTGCGTCGGTACCGAGCTCCAAGTTTGTGACGGCAACAGAATCAAATTCTGTAACCTTGCAAGAAACAACGTCTTCGAT TACATGGACTGCGGCAGTCAGAAGTGTCATAACGTCGTTGGAGGAGCAAACTGTCAATAG